The genomic region CGGTGCCGGGGCAGCAGGACCTGCCAGTGGCACCGGTGCGTGCCACGGGTCGCCGCCTGATCGGCCGCACATGTGCGCGAACGCCAGCCGCAGGTCCGCCACGTGCCGGGCGAGCGGTCCGTGCACGGCCAGCAGTTGGAATGCGAACGGCGCCGGCTGTGGTTGCCCATGGCTGCCGCTGTGGGACACCCGGCCCAGGGATGGCTTCAGCGCTGCCACCCCACAGCAGGCCGCGGGCCAGCGCAGCGACCCGGCGCCGTCGTTGCCCAGGCCCAGCGGTGTCATGCCAGAGGCGACCGCGGCGGCGTCGCCGCCGCTGGAACCGCCGGGAGTGTGCCGGGCCGACCACGGGTTGCGGGTGGCTCCCCGGAGGGTGTTGGCGGTGTGCCAGCGCATCCCGAACTCGGGCATGTTGGTCCGGCCGACCGGAATCGCGCCCGCGGCGCGGAGCTCCCCGACAGGTGTCGCGTCGCCATGGGCTACCGCGTCCCGCAGTCCGGCGATGCCGAGGGTCGTCGCAGAGCCGGCCACATCGATGTTCTCCTTGACCGTCATCGGGACACCGCACAACGGCCCCGTCGGCTCACCCCGTCGCACCGCGGCGTCGGCCGCGTCCGCGGCCCGCAGCGCCGACTCGGTCAGTACCAGGGTGACCGCGTTGAGCACCGGGTTGACCTGGTCGATCCGCTCAAGGTGCGCGCGGGTGACCTCACGTGCGGATGCCTCTCGGGCCTGGATCAGCCGGGCCAGCTCACGTGCGCTCAACGCCCACAGTTGCGTCACCGCATTTCTCCCCTGCTTGGAATCGGTGGAGTAGCGGTGGGAAAACTAGGGCGAGAAACCGGGAAGAAACAGTCTTGTCTTCTGGGCCGGCGTCAGCCGCCCGCGAAGCCGGACCAGGGCAGATTGGTCGACGCGGAGGTGGTCGGCGGCGGTCCGGTGAGGCCAGGCGGCCTCGACGGCGCCAGCCACTCTCGG from Crossiella sp. CA-258035 harbors:
- a CDS encoding amidase; protein product: MTQLWALSARELARLIQAREASAREVTRAHLERIDQVNPVLNAVTLVLTESALRAADAADAAVRRGEPTGPLCGVPMTVKENIDVAGSATTLGIAGLRDAVAHGDATPVGELRAAGAIPVGRTNMPEFGMRWHTANTLRGATRNPWSARHTPGGSSGGDAAAVASGMTPLGLGNDGAGSLRWPAACCGVAALKPSLGRVSHSGSHGQPQPAPFAFQLLAVHGPLARHVADLRLAFAHMCGRSGGDPWHAPVPLAGPAAPAPVRVSVVTDPGGRVDPVVAAALRKAAGVLAGSGYLVEERQPPMLGRASEIYHQIMSAWGRVHEHQPPVATVAPGEFARFWETFEPAWTAAAGTPAFDPMMERAAIARAWHTWMRQAPLILAPVCTRPAFETGADLDPRWQADWPDRIRISVTVNLLGLPAVTVPVGIEGGLPQAVQIIGPRFREDLCLDAAAAIEASTGPLTPIDPRPQPRA